The Manis javanica isolate MJ-LG chromosome 14, MJ_LKY, whole genome shotgun sequence genomic interval ATGTTCTCAGGTGATCGTGAACAACTGAGCCATGGGTATATGGTTGAACCAATCATCCACAGACGGCTTCATCCTGTTGGGCATCTTTTCTCACAGTCCAGCTGACCTTGTCCTCTGCTCTGTGGTTATGCTGGTCTCCACAGCGGCCCTCTGTGGGAATGTGCTCCTCATCGTCCTCATCTACACAGACCCTCGCcttcacacccccatgtacttcttcctcagccagCTCTCCCTCATGGACCTCATGCTGGTTTGTAACATTGTGCCAAAGATGGTGGCCAACTTCCTGTCTGGGACGAAGTCCATCTCCTTTGTGGGCTGTGGCATACAAATTGGATTTTTTGTCTCTCTTGTGGGATCTGAGGGGCTCCTGCTGGGACTCATGgcttatgaccgctatgtggccatcagCCGCCCACTTCACTATCCCATCCTCATGAGCCCGAGGGTCTGTCTCCAGATTGCTGGTAGTTCCTGGTCATTTGGTATCCTAGATGGGATGATCCAGATGGTGGCGGCCATGAGCTTGCCCTACTGTGGCTCAAGGAGTGTGGACCACTTCTTCTGTGAGGTGCCAGCTTTACTGAAACTAGCGTGTGCAGACACATCCCTTTTTGACAGCCTGCTTTTTGCTTGCTGTGTCTTCATGCTGCTTCTCCCCTTCTCCATCATCGTGTCCTCGTACGCTCGCATCCTGGGAGCTGTGCTTCGTATGCGTTTTGCTCAGTCCCGTAAAAAGGCTCTGGCCACCTGTTCCTCCCACCTGACAGCCGTCTCTCTCTTCTACGGGGCAGCCATGTTCATCTACCTGAGGCCCAGGCGCTACCGGGCCCCAGGCCATGACAAAGTGGTCTCTATCTTCTACACGGTCCTTACCCCTATGCTCAACCCCCTCATTTACAGCTTGAGGAACCGGGAGGTGATGGGAGCCCTGAGGAGGGGACTGGACCTCTGCAGGGTCGGCAGCCAGCACTGAAGGGTGTGGGCAACTGGTGACTGGCTCTGCCATCTTTTGTTCGTATAACATTGGTAAGTCACCCTTTGTGAGTGTCTGTCTCCTCATCAATAAATGAGTATCGTGAGACTGACCCTACCTCACCAGGATCACTACATGTAAATCTAAACCCCTATGAAGAAACAGTACATTGCTATTATTgtcattaataattatttataaagaCCTTGAAGTAAATTCACTCTATTTCTTAATTCTTCTTGGTTAAAA includes:
- the LOC118969031 gene encoding olfactory receptor 2V1, producing MGIWLNQSSTDGFILLGIFSHSPADLVLCSVVMLVSTAALCGNVLLIVLIYTDPRLHTPMYFFLSQLSLMDLMLVCNIVPKMVANFLSGTKSISFVGCGIQIGFFVSLVGSEGLLLGLMAYDRYVAISRPLHYPILMSPRVCLQIAGSSWSFGILDGMIQMVAAMSLPYCGSRSVDHFFCEVPALLKLACADTSLFDSLLFACCVFMLLLPFSIIVSSYARILGAVLRMRFAQSRKKALATCSSHLTAVSLFYGAAMFIYLRPRRYRAPGHDKVVSIFYTVLTPMLNPLIYSLRNREVMGALRRGLDLCRVGSQH